One region of Pirellulales bacterium genomic DNA includes:
- a CDS encoding alpha/beta hydrolase family protein, whose translation MSVHARRCRWRIVLIAATMLPSVVPAMTTIARAEAPRVLPVGRLPEDSRLGPLKDFNGYFPFAPCSTPEAWHERSEQLRRQLLVAAGLWPMPTKTPPNAVVHGPVDRDGYTVEKVYLESYPGFFVTGSLYRPKGKSGKLPGVLCPHGHFPGGRFNETALKEVRQQFVDGAERFDVGGRYPLQARCVTLARMGCIAFMWDMVGYADSVQISEAVAHRYKQFRPEMETPTNWGFFSPQAELHLQSIMGLQTYNSLRVLDWFSELPDVDPKRIGVTGESGGGTQTMLIGAIDSRPAVLFPAVMVSTAMQGGCTCENCCYLRIGTGNIEFAAMAAPRPLGMTAADDWTKEIATKGFPELERHYAMLGVPKLVMARPLLQFPHNYNYVSRAVMYRWMNEHLKLGLENP comes from the coding sequence ATGAGTGTACATGCCCGTCGCTGCCGCTGGCGCATCGTCTTGATCGCCGCAACGATGTTGCCCAGCGTCGTGCCGGCGATGACCACAATCGCTCGCGCTGAAGCGCCGCGGGTTCTTCCTGTCGGCAGGCTGCCTGAAGACAGCCGACTCGGTCCGCTCAAAGACTTCAACGGTTATTTCCCGTTCGCCCCATGTTCGACGCCCGAGGCTTGGCACGAACGATCGGAGCAGTTGCGGCGGCAGTTGCTCGTGGCCGCCGGGCTATGGCCGATGCCGACCAAGACGCCGCCCAATGCCGTGGTCCACGGCCCCGTAGATCGCGATGGTTACACCGTTGAAAAAGTTTATTTGGAAAGCTATCCGGGCTTCTTCGTCACCGGCAGCCTCTATCGACCGAAGGGAAAATCAGGCAAGCTGCCCGGCGTGCTTTGTCCGCACGGACATTTCCCCGGTGGCCGGTTCAATGAAACGGCGCTCAAAGAAGTCCGGCAGCAATTCGTCGATGGGGCCGAGCGGTTCGACGTCGGCGGGCGATATCCGCTGCAGGCCCGCTGCGTCACTTTGGCCCGCATGGGCTGCATCGCATTCATGTGGGACATGGTCGGCTATGCGGACAGCGTGCAGATCTCGGAAGCTGTCGCTCATCGCTATAAGCAGTTTCGCCCCGAAATGGAAACGCCGACCAACTGGGGCTTCTTCAGCCCGCAGGCCGAGTTGCACCTGCAATCGATTATGGGGTTGCAAACGTACAACTCATTGCGCGTGCTCGATTGGTTCAGCGAATTGCCCGACGTCGATCCGAAGCGGATTGGCGTGACCGGCGAGAGCGGCGGCGGAACGCAAACGATGCTGATCGGCGCGATCGACTCGCGGCCGGCCGTGCTGTTTCCGGCCGTGATGGTTTCGACAGCTATGCAAGGCGGCTGCACCTGCGAGAACTGCTGCTATCTGCGGATCGGCACCGGCAACATCGAGTTCGCCGCGATGGCTGCCCCTCGGCCACTCGGAATGACCGCCGCCGACGATTGGACGAAGGAAATCGCGACCAAGGGATTTCCGGAGCTAGAACGACATTACGCGATGCTCGGCGTGCCCAAGCTGGTGATGGCGCGGCCGCTCTTGCAATTCCCGCACAACTACAACTACGTCAGCCGCGCCGTGATGTATCGCTGGATGAACGAGCATCTCAAGCTCGGCCTCGAGAACCCGA
- the murD gene encoding UDP-N-acetylmuramoyl-L-alanine--D-glutamate ligase, whose product MRFHGRRATVMGLGRHGGGAAAARYLAEQGAIVTVTDLADATALADSLDALAGVPIKRFHFGDHDDRDFMNVDLVVVNPAVRPGNPLVELARQAGAEVTSEIEMFLAACPAPVIGVTGTNGKSTTAAMTAAMLNAAGRRAWLGGNIGRSLLADLPQIRPNDWIVLELSSFQLHWLADDARWPQVALLTSFASNHLDWHGSVEHYRRSKQRLFDRGTSVLPWDDADIPSLRIRGRHNRANAALAAAAATLAGAHRESAVRGLSEFTGLPHRLKLIAETDGRQLFNDSKSTTPEAAIAALNALDRPTWILLGGSDKQVELSALVAAVGRQARGAALFGATGNLLDNLFSILTPHFCRQQTERLDDALAWCWRQSRPGDAILLSPACASLDQFHDYADRGETFTRLVHEIAATRIRGSGVSDSQI is encoded by the coding sequence ATGCGATTCCACGGACGCCGAGCGACTGTGATGGGACTGGGGCGGCATGGCGGCGGCGCGGCGGCGGCGCGCTATTTGGCCGAGCAGGGAGCGATCGTTACCGTGACCGACTTGGCGGACGCCACTGCGCTCGCCGATTCGCTCGACGCACTCGCCGGCGTGCCCATCAAGCGATTCCATTTCGGTGACCATGACGACCGCGACTTTATGAATGTCGATCTAGTCGTCGTCAATCCGGCAGTGCGCCCCGGCAATCCGCTAGTTGAGCTGGCGCGACAGGCGGGGGCCGAAGTCACTTCGGAGATTGAGATGTTTCTTGCGGCATGCCCCGCGCCGGTGATTGGTGTTACCGGCACGAATGGAAAATCGACGACCGCCGCGATGACGGCCGCAATGCTCAACGCGGCCGGCCGCCGCGCGTGGCTCGGGGGCAACATCGGCCGCAGTTTGCTCGCTGATCTTCCGCAAATCCGCCCGAACGATTGGATCGTGCTCGAACTGAGCAGCTTTCAACTGCATTGGCTCGCCGATGATGCCCGTTGGCCGCAAGTCGCTTTGCTCACGAGTTTCGCTTCGAACCATCTCGACTGGCACGGCAGTGTCGAGCACTATCGGCGATCGAAGCAACGGCTGTTCGATCGCGGAACTTCCGTCCTGCCGTGGGACGACGCCGATATTCCATCGTTGCGGATTCGCGGCCGCCATAATCGCGCCAATGCCGCGCTGGCGGCGGCCGCGGCAACTTTGGCCGGCGCCCATCGAGAATCTGCCGTTCGAGGCTTATCGGAATTCACCGGCCTGCCTCACCGCCTGAAGCTCATCGCGGAAACCGACGGCCGGCAGCTCTTCAATGACTCGAAATCAACTACGCCGGAGGCCGCGATCGCCGCTCTCAACGCGTTGGACCGACCGACTTGGATCCTATTGGGGGGCAGCGACAAACAGGTCGAACTCAGCGCGCTGGTTGCGGCAGTCGGTCGGCAAGCGCGCGGAGCGGCCCTCTTCGGGGCGACCGGAAACCTGCTCGACAACTTGTTCTCTATCCTTACTCCGCATTTTTGCCGCCAGCAGACCGAACGTCTTGACGACGCGCTCGCTTGGTGTTGGCGCCAATCCCGCCCCGGCGATGCGATTCTGCTGTCTCCCGCGTGTGCGAGCCTCGATCAATTTCACGACTACGCCGATCGTGGAGAAACGTTTACACGACTGGTACACGAAATTGCGGCGACTAGAATCAGGGGTTCTGGAGTCTCGGATTCGCAGATTTGA